The Nitrosospira lacus genome window below encodes:
- a CDS encoding isoaspartyl peptidase/L-asparaginase family protein — MNTSPIRLVIHGGAGTITRGKLTAELEQAYRQVLSQSLTAGYAVLEAGGSSIDAVIAAIVVMEDSPLFNAGKGSVFSNAGRNELDASIMDGSTRMAGAVAAVTMIRNPIRAAHAVMTQSAHVMLIGQGADDFAAEKRLEIVDPSYFHTQFRWDQLQKAIAEERVLRDHDADPDTSRRDRDEKRGTVGAVALDRHGNLAAGTSTGGLTNKRFGRVGDSPVIGAGTYADNRSVAVSATGTGEIFIRTVAAFNTAAQVRLQHITITEAADNTLAEIAAIGGDGGLIVLDAKGNYAMRFNTSGMYRGTIGSNGIMRVEIFS; from the coding sequence ATGAATACCTCACCGATCCGGCTGGTGATTCACGGTGGCGCTGGCACTATCACACGCGGCAAGCTGACAGCGGAACTCGAGCAGGCTTACAGGCAGGTGCTTTCGCAATCGCTGACCGCAGGCTATGCAGTGCTTGAAGCGGGCGGCAGCAGCATTGATGCCGTCATTGCGGCAATCGTGGTGATGGAGGATTCGCCTTTATTCAATGCCGGGAAGGGTTCGGTGTTTAGTAATGCCGGCCGCAACGAGCTGGACGCATCGATCATGGATGGTTCCACGCGCATGGCAGGTGCTGTGGCCGCGGTTACGATGATTCGCAACCCGATCCGCGCCGCGCACGCCGTGATGACGCAAAGCGCGCATGTGATGCTGATAGGCCAGGGTGCCGATGATTTCGCCGCCGAGAAGCGTCTGGAGATCGTCGATCCGTCCTATTTCCATACGCAATTCCGCTGGGATCAATTGCAAAAAGCAATCGCCGAAGAACGCGTGCTGCGCGATCACGATGCGGATCCCGATACATCCCGGCGCGACAGGGATGAAAAGCGCGGAACAGTGGGCGCCGTGGCGCTGGATCGTCATGGCAATCTCGCTGCCGGCACATCGACTGGCGGGCTTACGAACAAGCGCTTCGGGCGTGTAGGGGATTCGCCGGTCATCGGTGCCGGAACCTACGCGGACAATCGTTCGGTTGCAGTATCCGCGACCGGCACCGGAGAAATATTCATCCGCACTGTCGCTGCATTCAACACGGCGGCACAGGTACGGTTGCAGCATATTACGATTACCGAGGCGGCGGATAACACCCTGGCGGAAATCGCTGCCATCGGCGGTGATGGCGGTTTGATCGTGCTGGATGCAAAAGGCAATTATGCAATGCGGTTCAACACCAGCGGCATGTACCGCGGCACTATCGGCAGCAATGGCATCATGCGGGTAGAAATTTTTTCATAG
- a CDS encoding CsbD family protein, producing MNKDQIKGTAKDISGKIQEEAGKITGSKEDQAKGLAKQVEGKIQKGVGDAKETIKDAANKL from the coding sequence ATGAATAAGGATCAAATCAAGGGTACGGCTAAAGACATCAGCGGAAAGATTCAGGAAGAGGCCGGTAAAATAACTGGCAGCAAAGAGGATCAAGCAAAAGGTCTCGCCAAGCAGGTTGAAGGAAAGATACAAAAAGGTGTGGGAGATGCCAAGGAAACGATTAAGGATGCAGCCAACAAGCTATAG
- a CDS encoding SLC13 family permease, with protein MDDKTLAVLSPLQALRKDYFFWALLALLVWLIATKPQQFLIYPTLVDWPTIAALTGLLVLTKGVELSGYLHHLGKHLILRMPTDRALAMFLVLTAALLSTLLTNDVALFIVVPLTVGLRAVSTVPVTRLVVFEAFAVNAGSALTPIGNPQNLFLSQFHQIPFYHYVGAMLPLVLVFLLPLLLLTAYAFTGHRIAIRDGTDLLPLNKRLLYLSLALYLPFLVSIDAHQAEAAAIVVLAIFLITHRRVLARVDWALILVFMLMFIDMRLIAQESTVRSFIEQLELSDPQHLYFTGVAISQLISNVPAAILLAEYSNDWQLIAYAVNVGGFGFILGSLANIIALRMARDSRAWLTFHAFSLPFLLVISGLVYLWLFFF; from the coding sequence ATGGACGATAAGACTCTCGCTGTCCTTTCCCCGCTGCAAGCGCTTCGCAAGGACTATTTTTTCTGGGCACTTCTTGCGCTACTTGTCTGGCTAATCGCAACGAAACCCCAGCAATTCCTCATTTACCCCACGCTGGTGGATTGGCCGACCATCGCCGCACTGACCGGCCTGCTGGTGCTTACCAAAGGCGTGGAGCTATCCGGCTACCTGCATCATCTAGGCAAGCACCTGATCCTGCGAATGCCCACAGATCGGGCCTTAGCCATGTTTCTTGTGCTTACTGCGGCACTCCTGTCGACCCTGCTCACCAACGATGTCGCACTATTCATCGTCGTCCCTCTGACCGTAGGCTTGCGTGCGGTCAGTACGGTACCCGTGACGCGGCTTGTCGTCTTCGAAGCATTTGCAGTAAATGCCGGTTCGGCCCTTACGCCGATTGGAAACCCGCAGAATCTGTTTCTCTCACAGTTCCATCAAATCCCGTTTTATCATTATGTGGGTGCGATGTTGCCGCTCGTCCTGGTTTTTCTTCTTCCGCTTCTTCTGCTTACCGCTTATGCATTTACCGGCCACCGCATCGCCATCAGAGACGGTACCGATCTGCTTCCCCTGAACAAGAGGTTGTTGTATCTGTCCCTGGCTTTGTATCTTCCGTTTCTAGTATCTATTGATGCACACCAGGCCGAAGCGGCGGCGATTGTGGTGCTGGCGATCTTCCTCATTACCCATCGGCGGGTGCTGGCAAGGGTCGATTGGGCGCTGATCCTGGTATTCATGCTCATGTTCATCGACATGCGACTGATTGCGCAGGAATCAACGGTGCGTTCGTTTATCGAGCAGTTGGAATTGAGCGATCCCCAGCATCTCTACTTCACGGGCGTTGCTATTTCTCAGCTTATCAGCAATGTGCCGGCTGCGATCTTGTTGGCCGAGTATTCGAATGATTGGCAATTAATCGCTTATGCAGTAAATGTCGGCGGCTTTGGTTTCATATTGGGGTCATTGGCTAATATCATTGCGCTGCGCATGGCTCGTGATAGCAGGGCCTGGCTGACTTTTCACGCGTTCTCCCTGCCGTTTTTATTGGTGATCAGCGGACTCGTCTATCTATGGCTGTTTTTCTTCTAA
- a CDS encoding SIR2 family NAD-dependent protein deacylase: MEKLAAAIKNGDIMLFAGAGVSMNLGLPSSETLINHVAKELDYDPDVYRTLGDFYALAEYYRIKKGSVGPLRSWMDQQWHSSNVKIENSKIHQLICSLQFPIIYTTNYDRWLERAFDCHGKDYLKIASVADLTKIKDNQTQIVKFHGDFDDDNSIVLTQTSYFERLEFETPLDIKLRSDVLGKGVLFIGYSLSDINLRFIFYKLSKMWQSTSLSDVRPRSYIFYPQPNVVQEAIFKEWGIKMITSEKDNLAEALEEFLTKLLGNS, from the coding sequence ATGGAGAAACTTGCCGCAGCTATAAAAAACGGCGACATTATGTTGTTCGCTGGGGCTGGCGTTTCCATGAACTTAGGCCTTCCATCCTCGGAGACTTTAATCAACCACGTTGCAAAAGAACTTGATTATGATCCTGATGTTTACAGAACATTGGGAGATTTTTACGCTTTAGCTGAGTATTATCGAATCAAAAAAGGTAGCGTTGGACCACTACGGAGTTGGATGGATCAGCAATGGCATTCTAGCAACGTTAAGATTGAAAACTCAAAGATTCATCAACTCATTTGCTCCCTACAATTTCCTATCATTTACACCACAAACTATGATAGATGGCTTGAACGAGCTTTTGATTGCCATGGAAAAGATTACCTCAAAATAGCTTCTGTTGCCGACCTAACTAAAATTAAAGATAACCAAACCCAAATTGTCAAGTTTCACGGAGATTTTGATGACGATAATTCAATCGTTTTAACTCAAACTAGTTATTTTGAACGGCTAGAGTTCGAAACACCCCTTGACATCAAATTACGATCCGATGTGCTTGGTAAGGGGGTTCTCTTTATTGGCTATAGTCTTTCCGATATCAATCTGAGATTTATTTTTTATAAGTTGTCAAAAATGTGGCAAAGTACTTCGCTTTCAGATGTTCGGCCACGATCTTACATATTTTATCCCCAGCCGAATGTAGTACAGGAGGCGATTTTTAAGGAATGGGGCATAAAGATGATCACATCGGAAAAAGATAACCTAGCTGAAGCGTTGGAAGAGTTCCTTACCAAATTACTTGGTAATTCTTGA
- a CDS encoding non-canonical purine NTP pyrophosphatase yields the protein MSRNELKVKEVKEILSPAGIEVIGSHHKIDELQTENVDKLVRDKLLKAFLLVGRPVFVEHTGLYLSRLNGLPGGLTQIFWDKLQAAHFSTLFGNASNTDVVAKTVIGYCDGRKIYLFSGEIKGAIASSPRGSQDFQWDCVFVPEGAEETFAEMGERKNTISMRKIAFDGFIEFLKFRSL from the coding sequence GTGTCTAGAAATGAGTTAAAGGTAAAGGAAGTTAAGGAAATACTATCCCCTGCAGGAATCGAAGTTATTGGGTCTCATCATAAGATAGACGAGCTGCAAACTGAGAACGTAGATAAGCTTGTCCGAGACAAATTACTAAAAGCCTTCTTGCTAGTTGGACGACCTGTTTTCGTCGAACATACTGGACTTTATCTAAGCCGATTAAATGGACTTCCCGGCGGTCTAACGCAAATTTTTTGGGATAAATTGCAGGCAGCTCACTTTTCAACACTTTTTGGCAATGCCTCCAATACCGATGTGGTGGCGAAAACGGTCATTGGCTACTGTGATGGTCGAAAAATCTATTTATTTTCAGGTGAAATAAAGGGCGCTATCGCGTCCTCACCGAGAGGATCCCAAGACTTCCAGTGGGATTGTGTTTTCGTCCCTGAAGGCGCTGAGGAAACGTTCGCTGAAATGGGGGAGAGGAAAAATACGATTTCCATGCGAAAAATCGCGTTTGATGGATTTATTGAATTCCTTAAGTTCAGGAGTCTTTAA
- a CDS encoding adenosine deaminase family protein, translating into MDPNRKLRDLECLDILAVISIVIHGGGISMIHRIRTLPKGELHVHLNGLVERSVIIDLLRSEAAEETAAVDLENALRRNTPCANLEEYLAEWNVLRLIPRSRNSLRLMVISAFNQLQAQNTSFAEIRSSVIYISLLNRIKVSEALRWLIEEVENASKTYSIRAGVIMTVSRGNYSAENLRTLLVAYEHLGKPKTVIGVDLAGNEEEYTPPELAGLFMRAKEYHGLGVTIHAGETGNVGNIHRAVKEFGADRIGHGTAAGKSEETMGLLRDRNICVEVCPISNRMTGSVPASEAHPLVKFIQHDVPFVICSDNPGLHQANMSEDYLAFLEESGRPDLLETMYSVQKEHSFLRLIK; encoded by the coding sequence ATGGACCCGAACAGGAAATTACGAGATCTGGAATGCCTAGATATTTTAGCTGTGATATCGATAGTGATTCATGGGGGGGGAATTTCAATGATTCACAGAATCCGAACACTACCCAAAGGGGAGCTACATGTTCATCTAAACGGACTTGTTGAGAGATCGGTCATTATTGATTTGCTGCGCTCAGAGGCGGCTGAGGAAACAGCCGCTGTTGACCTAGAAAATGCGCTGCGAAGAAATACTCCTTGCGCTAATTTAGAAGAATATCTTGCCGAGTGGAACGTTTTACGCCTGATCCCTAGGAGTCGCAACAGTCTTAGATTAATGGTAATAAGTGCATTCAACCAGTTGCAAGCCCAAAATACATCGTTTGCAGAAATTAGAAGTAGCGTAATTTACATTTCGCTACTGAATAGAATTAAGGTTTCAGAGGCTCTCCGTTGGCTTATTGAAGAAGTTGAGAATGCATCTAAGACATACTCCATCAGGGCGGGAGTAATTATGACGGTGTCACGGGGTAATTACAGTGCAGAAAATCTGCGCACGCTATTAGTCGCCTACGAGCACTTGGGAAAGCCTAAGACGGTGATCGGAGTAGACCTAGCCGGAAATGAAGAGGAATACACTCCCCCCGAACTTGCAGGCCTTTTCATGAGAGCAAAGGAGTATCACGGTTTGGGAGTAACTATCCATGCAGGGGAAACTGGCAACGTAGGAAATATTCACCGAGCTGTAAAAGAGTTTGGCGCTGACAGAATTGGGCACGGCACTGCTGCTGGAAAAAGTGAAGAGACAATGGGTCTACTCCGTGATCGCAATATCTGCGTTGAGGTTTGTCCTATTAGCAACCGTATGACTGGTTCCGTTCCCGCTAGCGAAGCCCATCCTTTAGTTAAATTCATTCAACATGATGTACCCTTCGTCATCTGCTCAGACAATCCTGGGCTTCATCAGGCAAACATGAGTGAAGACTACTTAGCTTTTCTTGAAGAATCAGGCAGACCAGATTTGCTCGAAACAATGTATTCAGTGCAAAAAGAACACAGCTTCTTGAGGCTAATAAAATGA
- a CDS encoding DUF2971 domain-containing protein, which translates to MLYHYTSQTGIIGIIQSRSIWATHAMALNDSSEFFHSLSFAREVANGIFEDDGYLSAFGWAVHHSLESVSADDLYLTSFSEKPDLLSQWRGYCPAGAGLCLGFDSNDLETFCERQGYKLEKCIYEHQDQIKQIHDLVERCLNRFPKPPLSRDEYKALTSKEQVNFELDYRLRTSQGPDKLEADAAVTWLCAEIAKLAPQFKNEGFHEEAEWRIIAKEPKEQVKFRASSSYLAPYVGLEILISAANTTLREVIIGPNPNQARCEASVKALLTTTGLDDVELRRSSLPYNNW; encoded by the coding sequence ATGCTGTATCACTATACCAGCCAGACCGGTATTATCGGAATTATCCAGAGCCGCAGTATCTGGGCTACTCACGCTATGGCATTAAACGATTCAAGTGAGTTCTTTCATAGCTTATCCTTCGCCCGAGAAGTGGCCAACGGCATCTTTGAGGATGATGGCTATCTGAGCGCCTTCGGATGGGCTGTTCACCACTCACTAGAGTCGGTTTCCGCTGACGATCTTTACCTGACGTCGTTCAGCGAGAAGCCCGATCTGCTCAGCCAGTGGCGAGGCTACTGCCCTGCAGGTGCTGGGCTTTGCCTAGGCTTCGATTCCAACGATCTGGAAACTTTCTGTGAGCGTCAAGGTTATAAGCTAGAGAAGTGTATTTACGAACACCAGGATCAGATTAAACAGATTCATGACCTTGTTGAGCGCTGCTTGAATAGATTTCCAAAGCCACCCTTGAGCCGCGACGAATACAAAGCCCTCACTTCGAAAGAGCAGGTCAACTTTGAACTAGACTACCGACTTCGCACCTCGCAAGGCCCTGATAAGCTGGAAGCGGATGCCGCTGTAACATGGCTCTGCGCAGAAATTGCCAAGCTCGCACCTCAGTTTAAGAACGAGGGATTTCACGAGGAAGCAGAATGGCGAATCATAGCAAAAGAACCGAAGGAACAGGTTAAGTTCCGCGCCAGTTCGTCATATTTAGCGCCGTATGTGGGTTTAGAAATACTCATCAGCGCAGCTAACACCACGCTACGTGAGGTAATCATCGGCCCAAATCCGAACCAGGCCCGCTGTGAGGCGTCTGTTAAGGCGTTACTGACAACAACTGGTCTCGATGATGTTGAGTTGAGGCGATCATCTCTGCCATACAACAATTGGTGA
- a CDS encoding 5'-nucleotidase has product MAYPIERKLVVGIASSALFDLSESHKIYETEGINDYRIHQEKNIDNPFPKGVAFPFIRRFLSINKAFPKQSPVEVVLLSRNSPETGLRVFRSIKHYGLDVTRAAFMTGRSPHEYLPAFNASLFLSANEDDVREAIDTNYPAGVVLPSKVYDDELDTELRVAFDFDGVIADDEAESVYKKNNDLIEFQAHESKRQSIPHQPGPLADLFKKLSFMQKLEEKQLGEDPSYKKIVRIAIVTARNAPSHERVVTTLKTWGVSADESFFLGGMEKSRILTILKPHMFFDDQRSHLQSPAGDIPMVHIPFGIANNKLTSHSTASE; this is encoded by the coding sequence ATGGCATACCCTATTGAAAGGAAGCTCGTAGTCGGCATTGCGTCAAGTGCACTGTTTGATCTGTCGGAGTCGCATAAGATATACGAAACCGAGGGTATTAACGACTACCGCATTCACCAAGAGAAGAACATTGATAACCCATTCCCCAAGGGCGTTGCATTCCCATTTATTCGACGCTTTCTGAGCATCAACAAGGCGTTTCCAAAACAATCCCCGGTAGAGGTCGTGCTACTCTCGCGAAATTCGCCTGAAACAGGATTAAGGGTGTTTCGATCAATTAAGCATTACGGCCTTGATGTGACACGTGCAGCGTTCATGACCGGGCGCTCGCCCCATGAATACCTGCCTGCGTTCAATGCATCTCTATTCTTAAGCGCCAATGAAGATGATGTTAGAGAAGCCATAGATACAAATTATCCAGCTGGGGTGGTCCTCCCTTCGAAAGTTTACGACGATGAGCTTGATACTGAGTTACGCGTTGCATTCGACTTTGATGGTGTTATCGCCGACGATGAAGCTGAGTCTGTGTATAAAAAGAACAATGATCTGATCGAATTTCAAGCGCACGAATCCAAAAGGCAATCCATTCCACATCAGCCAGGACCACTTGCTGATTTGTTTAAAAAGCTATCCTTCATGCAGAAATTAGAAGAAAAACAGCTCGGGGAAGATCCCTCGTACAAGAAAATAGTACGGATTGCGATCGTAACTGCACGTAATGCTCCGTCCCATGAACGGGTTGTCACTACTTTGAAAACTTGGGGTGTCTCTGCCGATGAGTCATTCTTTTTGGGGGGGATGGAAAAGTCTCGAATTCTGACTATCCTAAAGCCTCATATGTTTTTTGATGATCAGCGCAGCCATTTGCAGTCTCCTGCCGGTGACATTCCAATGGTTCATATTCCTTTTGGGATAGCAAACAACAAGCTCACATCTCATTCAACTGCGTCTGAGTGA
- a CDS encoding histone H1-like repetitive region-containing protein → MPTSKKPAVKKAATTPAAKKDTAKKPAAKKDTAKKPAAKKDTAKKPAAKKDAAKKPAAKKDAAKKPAAKKDTAKKPAAKKDTAKKPAARKDGGVKIVGKWPPRSAL, encoded by the coding sequence ATGCCAACATCAAAGAAGCCAGCAGTAAAGAAAGCCGCTACCACGCCAGCAGCAAAGAAAGACACTGCGAAGAAGCCAGCAGCAAAAAAAGACACTGCGAAGAAGCCAGCAGCAAAGAAAGACACTGCGAAGAAGCCAGCAGCAAAAAAAGACGCTGCGAAGAAGCCAGCAGCAAAAAAAGACGCTGCGAAGAAGCCAGCAGCAAAAAAAGACACTGCGAAGAAGCCAGCAGCAAAAAAAGACACTGCGAAGAAGCCAGCAGCAAGGAAAGACGGTGGTGTGAAGATTGTTGGCAAGTGGCCACCAAGGTCCGCGTTGTAG
- a CDS encoding ATP-binding protein, whose translation MKVIFVAGIHGVGKTTGCMAVAEELGIPYYTASQIIKGEKASAVVEQSKLVADIDENQRLLIQGVSKLIKGGRFLLDGHFTIQRESDGGIQAVPVDIFRQLRIEGIVTYTDAPSKIAKRMQLRDGVLPSVGLLQAHQEAEIAHAKHVAAVLSVPLVVLQAFDTDGMKQAIISEWI comes from the coding sequence ATGAAAGTTATTTTCGTGGCCGGTATTCACGGAGTCGGTAAAACTACTGGGTGTATGGCAGTCGCTGAGGAACTTGGCATTCCTTATTACACTGCTAGCCAAATTATTAAAGGCGAGAAAGCCTCTGCTGTTGTGGAGCAATCCAAGCTGGTCGCGGACATTGATGAAAACCAGCGACTATTAATCCAAGGTGTTTCCAAGCTCATCAAAGGTGGGCGCTTTCTGTTAGACGGCCACTTTACAATTCAGCGCGAATCGGACGGGGGCATTCAGGCTGTTCCCGTTGATATTTTTCGGCAACTTCGTATCGAAGGCATCGTAACTTACACAGATGCCCCCAGTAAAATCGCAAAAAGAATGCAACTGCGCGATGGTGTATTACCATCCGTTGGACTGCTCCAGGCTCACCAAGAGGCCGAGATCGCCCATGCCAAACATGTCGCTGCTGTGCTTTCCGTGCCGTTGGTTGTGCTCCAAGCCTTTGATACCGATGGGATGAAACAAGCGATTATAAGCGAATGGATATAG
- a CDS encoding GNAT family N-acetyltransferase translates to MRFLLDTNILIPLEDSHVPLPEGLANFVRLAQAYGHPLVVHPASEDDLTHDQNANRGARTRARLEQYSRLDSIPDCPWNSSATDSHDAADNAILYALYCDAAHYLVTEDKGIHKNAVSRGLGDRVYAIKAAEDFLRRLHEPTSVHLPNIQDVPLHSLTRLLNDEFFDSLREEYPEFDTWFRSCARNDRRAWVYWIDSNKLGALCIYARKENDDATGQGDILFGALLKLCTFKVAPSCRGRKIGELFLKAAFRYATENRLENIYIHGNPDKQNILFELLADFGFSEFGRYDDDVVYVKRHPISPPDNSLTDLPAFEYFRNYFPHFCHDRSIRKFIIPIRPEYHRILFSDYISSAEPPQMALFDSPHTASNAIKQAYLCRAQLGQMNPGDVVLFYRSTDERAVTSLGIVEEYITLQDVNEIVDRVRRRTVYSMDQITAMAAKPIKVMLFRLIKHFSCPPSGEWLNRNRIVNGNIQTIREIDDDAFERLVSEAS, encoded by the coding sequence ATGCGCTTCCTGCTCGATACCAACATCTTAATCCCGCTTGAGGATTCGCATGTACCGCTACCAGAGGGGCTGGCGAATTTTGTGCGTTTGGCACAGGCATATGGTCATCCACTCGTTGTTCATCCCGCCTCGGAAGATGACCTCACTCATGATCAAAATGCTAATCGTGGCGCACGAACGCGAGCACGGTTGGAACAATATTCTCGCCTCGACAGCATTCCAGACTGCCCGTGGAATTCATCTGCAACGGATTCTCATGACGCTGCGGACAATGCCATTCTTTATGCACTGTATTGTGATGCGGCACATTATTTAGTTACGGAAGACAAGGGGATACATAAAAATGCCGTGAGCCGTGGTTTGGGTGATCGGGTTTATGCGATTAAAGCGGCAGAAGATTTTTTACGTCGCTTGCATGAGCCGACTTCGGTTCATCTGCCGAACATTCAAGATGTCCCGCTGCATTCATTGACACGGCTACTGAATGATGAGTTTTTCGATAGTTTGCGAGAAGAGTATCCGGAATTTGATACATGGTTCCGAAGCTGCGCCAGGAATGATCGTAGAGCTTGGGTGTATTGGATTGATTCAAATAAACTGGGTGCATTGTGTATTTATGCTCGTAAGGAAAATGATGATGCGACTGGTCAGGGAGATATTTTATTCGGTGCCTTGTTGAAGCTGTGTACCTTTAAAGTGGCGCCCAGCTGCCGTGGCAGGAAAATAGGCGAGCTGTTTCTGAAGGCAGCATTCCGTTATGCAACCGAGAATCGACTTGAGAATATATATATTCACGGCAATCCGGACAAACAGAACATCCTCTTTGAATTATTGGCTGATTTTGGGTTCTCCGAGTTTGGCCGCTATGATGATGATGTGGTGTACGTGAAGCGGCATCCAATCTCGCCACCGGATAATTCATTAACTGACTTGCCGGCGTTTGAGTATTTTCGAAATTATTTCCCACATTTTTGTCATGATAGAAGCATCAGGAAATTTATCATTCCGATCCGGCCTGAATACCATAGAATTTTATTCTCCGACTATATCTCTTCAGCCGAACCACCCCAAATGGCTTTATTCGATTCACCACACACAGCAAGCAATGCGATAAAACAGGCCTATTTATGCCGTGCCCAATTAGGACAAATGAATCCTGGAGACGTAGTGCTTTTTTATCGCTCAACCGATGAGCGCGCAGTAACCAGTCTTGGCATCGTAGAGGAGTACATCACTCTTCAGGATGTCAATGAGATAGTAGATCGGGTACGTCGGAGAACGGTGTACAGTATGGATCAGATTACGGCTATGGCGGCCAAGCCAATAAAGGTGATGCTCTTTCGTCTCATAAAACATTTTTCTTGCCCTCCATCCGGTGAGTGGCTTAACAGGAATCGAATAGTAAATGGCAATATCCAAACCATCCGTGAAATTGATGATGACGCATTCGAACGACTTGTTTCCGAAGCCTCCTAA